The Streptomyces spororaveus genome includes a region encoding these proteins:
- a CDS encoding MATE family efflux transporter yields the protein MTQALAAPKTGPGRHDREIFALALPAFGALVAEPLFVMADSAIVGHLGTPQLAGLGIAAAMLTTAVSVFVFLAYATTAAVSRRVGAGDLQAAVLQGIDGIWLALLLGAAVVAVALPATPSLVSLFGASDTVAPYAITYLRISALGIPAMLMVLAATGVIRGLQDTRTPLYVAIGGFALNAGLNVALVYGAGLGIAGSAWGTVIAQCAMAAAYLVVVVRGARRHGASLRPDPAGIRACAQAGAPLLVRTLSLRAILMIATAVAARLGDADIAAHQILLSLWSLLAFALDAIAIAGQAIIGRYLGASDTDGAKAVCRRMVQWGIVSGVALGLLVVLARPVFIPLFTSDPAVEAALLPALLVVALSQPVSGIVFVLDGVLMGAGDGRYLARAMLVTLAVFAPAAVLVPILGGGVTALWWAMTLMMVVRMITLRLRAGSGRWLIAGATR from the coding sequence ATGACACAGGCTCTCGCAGCGCCCAAGACAGGACCGGGACGGCACGACCGAGAGATCTTCGCACTCGCCCTCCCCGCCTTCGGCGCACTCGTCGCCGAGCCCCTCTTCGTGATGGCCGACAGCGCCATCGTGGGACACCTCGGCACCCCCCAGCTGGCCGGCCTCGGCATCGCCGCCGCGATGCTCACCACCGCCGTGAGCGTCTTCGTCTTCCTCGCCTACGCCACCACCGCGGCCGTCTCCCGCCGCGTGGGCGCAGGGGACCTCCAGGCAGCCGTCCTGCAGGGCATCGACGGCATCTGGCTCGCCCTCCTGCTGGGCGCGGCCGTTGTCGCCGTGGCGCTGCCCGCGACCCCCTCACTCGTCTCGCTCTTCGGCGCCTCCGACACCGTCGCCCCGTACGCGATCACCTATCTGCGGATCTCCGCCCTCGGCATCCCGGCCATGCTCATGGTCCTGGCCGCCACCGGGGTCATCCGCGGCCTCCAGGACACCCGTACGCCGCTCTACGTCGCCATCGGCGGCTTCGCCCTCAACGCGGGCCTGAACGTCGCCCTGGTCTACGGTGCGGGGCTCGGCATCGCCGGCTCCGCCTGGGGCACGGTCATCGCCCAGTGCGCCATGGCCGCCGCTTACCTCGTCGTGGTCGTCCGCGGAGCCCGCCGCCACGGCGCGTCGCTGCGACCCGACCCCGCGGGCATCCGGGCCTGTGCCCAAGCGGGTGCTCCCCTGCTGGTCCGCACCCTGTCGCTGCGCGCGATCCTGATGATCGCCACCGCCGTGGCCGCCCGGCTCGGGGATGCCGACATCGCCGCCCACCAGATCCTGCTGTCGCTGTGGAGCCTGCTCGCCTTCGCCCTGGACGCCATTGCGATCGCCGGACAGGCGATCATCGGGCGCTATCTGGGCGCGAGCGACACCGACGGCGCCAAGGCCGTCTGCCGCCGCATGGTGCAGTGGGGGATCGTCTCGGGCGTCGCACTCGGACTGCTGGTCGTCCTGGCCCGCCCGGTGTTCATCCCCCTGTTCACCAGCGATCCCGCCGTCGAAGCGGCCCTGCTGCCGGCTCTGCTGGTCGTGGCCCTGTCCCAGCCCGTGTCCGGCATCGTGTTCGTGCTCGACGGAGTCCTCATGGGCGCCGGAGACGGCCGCTACCTGGCCCGGGCCATGCTCGTGACGCTCGCCGTGTTCGCCCCGGCCGCCGTGCTCGTGCCGATCCTCGGCGGCGGCGTGACGGCGCTCTGGTGGGCCATGACGCTGATGATGGTGGTCCGGATGATCACTCTCCGACTGCGGGCCGGCTCGGGCCGGTGGCTGATCGCCGGAGCCACCCGCTAG
- the dnaB gene encoding replicative DNA helicase, which translates to MDDPWADSGPGDRLPARSRRNSEGRGRGDEQHDRGREGGSWDSGGGGGFERVPPQDLDAEQSVLGGMLLSKDAIADVVEVLKGHDFYRPSHETIYQAILDLYAKGEPADPITVGAELTRRGEISKVGGASYLHTLVQSVPTAANAEYYAEIVHERAVLRRLVAAGTKITQMGYAADGDVDEIVNSAQAEIYAVTEQRTSEDYLPLGDIMEGALDEIEAIGSRSGQMSGVPTGFTDLDSLTNGLHPGQMIVIAARPAMGKSTLALDFARACSIKSNLPSVIFSLEMGRNEIAMRLLSAEARVALHHMRSGTMTDDDWTRLARRMPDVSAAPLYIDDSPNLSMMEIRAKCRRLKQRNDLSLVVIDYLQLMQSGGSRRPESRQQEVSDMSRNLKLLAKELEVPVIALSQLNRGPEQRTDKKPMVSDLRESGSIEQDADMVILLHREDAYEKESPRAGEADLIVAKHRNGPTATITVAFQGHYSRFVDMANT; encoded by the coding sequence ATGGACGACCCCTGGGCCGACAGCGGTCCAGGTGACCGTCTGCCCGCCCGTTCGCGCCGTAACAGCGAAGGCCGCGGCCGCGGGGACGAACAGCACGACCGGGGCCGCGAGGGCGGCTCCTGGGACTCCGGCGGTGGCGGCGGCTTCGAGCGCGTCCCTCCCCAGGACCTCGACGCCGAGCAGTCCGTGCTCGGCGGCATGCTGCTCTCCAAGGACGCCATCGCGGACGTCGTCGAGGTCCTCAAGGGCCACGACTTCTACCGTCCCTCGCACGAGACGATCTACCAGGCCATCCTCGACCTGTACGCCAAGGGCGAGCCGGCCGACCCGATCACCGTCGGCGCCGAGCTGACCCGGCGCGGCGAGATCAGCAAGGTGGGCGGGGCCTCCTACCTGCACACCCTGGTCCAGTCGGTGCCGACCGCGGCGAACGCCGAGTACTACGCGGAGATCGTCCACGAGCGGGCCGTCCTGCGCCGCCTGGTCGCCGCCGGTACGAAGATCACGCAGATGGGCTACGCGGCCGACGGCGACGTCGACGAGATCGTCAACAGCGCCCAGGCCGAGATCTACGCCGTCACCGAACAGCGGACGTCCGAGGACTACCTGCCGCTCGGCGACATCATGGAGGGTGCTCTCGACGAGATCGAGGCCATCGGCTCCCGCAGCGGCCAGATGTCAGGCGTGCCCACCGGCTTCACGGACCTGGACTCGCTGACCAACGGCCTGCACCCCGGCCAGATGATCGTCATCGCCGCCCGTCCCGCCATGGGAAAGTCCACGCTCGCGCTGGACTTCGCCCGGGCCTGCTCCATCAAGAGCAACCTGCCGAGCGTGATCTTCTCCCTCGAAATGGGGCGCAACGAGATCGCCATGCGCCTGCTCTCGGCGGAGGCCCGGGTGGCGCTCCACCACATGCGCTCGGGCACGATGACGGACGACGACTGGACCCGGCTCGCCCGCCGGATGCCGGACGTGTCCGCGGCTCCGCTCTACATCGACGACTCCCCCAACCTGTCGATGATGGAGATCCGCGCCAAGTGCCGTCGGCTCAAGCAGCGCAACGACCTCTCGCTCGTGGTCATCGACTACCTCCAGCTGATGCAGTCGGGCGGCTCGCGCCGTCCCGAGAGCCGACAGCAGGAGGTCTCGGACATGTCCCGAAACCTCAAGCTGCTGGCGAAGGAGCTGGAGGTCCCGGTGATCGCGCTCTCCCAGCTGAACCGTGGTCCGGAACAGCGCACCGACAAGAAGCCGATGGTCTCCGACCTGCGTGAATCGGGCTCGATCGAGCAGGACGCGGACATGGTGATCCTGCTGCACCGCGAGGACGCGTACGAGAAGGAGTCCCCCCGTGCGGGTGAGGCCGACCTGATCGTCGCGAAGCACCGTAACGGCCCCACGGCCACGATCACGGTGGCCTTCCAGGGCCACTACTCACGCTTCGTGGACATGGCCAACACGTAG
- a CDS encoding serine hydrolase domain-containing protein produces the protein MDELAEDLELLPATRRALRHRIAVAQSEGRAPSVVAAVLRGGEVVWEGSRTSVEGHGPDGDVQYRIGSITKTFTAVLVMRLRDEGLIALADPLEKHLPGTGAGRVTIAQLLSHTGGLAAETPGEWWERTPGDQRPELGDVLGEEPFKLTPGTRHHYSNPGYTLLGSLVEAVRGRPWEEVLRAEVLEPLGLERTSGQPQAPHAGGWAVHPWADVMMPEPLEDLGLMAAAGRLWSTTRDLARFADFLLRGDERVLSAESVREMRTSAAPPEPGLAELGYGLGMQLAAVGGRKLAGHSGSLPGFVAGLWLSEADDVAAVVLANCTSGLPASTVAADLVGIVADAEPRFPRPWRPFLESDHVPLELCGPWYWGTSAQVVRLTADGLLELGPVGASGRTARFRAEPDGSWTGLFGYYAGETLRAVRRADGSVSHLDLASFVFTREPYDAGAPVPGGVDPQGWRGIG, from the coding sequence ATGGATGAGCTTGCTGAGGACCTGGAACTTCTCCCTGCCACCCGGCGTGCGCTGAGGCACCGGATCGCCGTCGCGCAGAGCGAAGGGCGGGCGCCGTCCGTGGTGGCGGCCGTTCTGCGGGGCGGGGAGGTGGTCTGGGAGGGATCCCGGACCTCGGTCGAGGGGCACGGCCCGGACGGCGACGTCCAGTACCGGATCGGTTCGATCACCAAGACGTTCACGGCGGTTCTCGTGATGCGGCTGCGGGACGAGGGCCTGATCGCGCTCGCCGATCCGCTGGAGAAGCACCTGCCCGGGACGGGGGCCGGTCGGGTGACCATCGCACAACTGCTCTCCCACACCGGCGGGCTGGCGGCGGAGACGCCCGGCGAGTGGTGGGAGCGCACCCCCGGCGACCAGCGGCCCGAGCTCGGCGACGTGCTGGGGGAGGAGCCCTTCAAGCTGACACCGGGAACCAGGCACCACTACTCCAACCCCGGTTACACCCTGCTGGGTTCGCTGGTGGAGGCGGTGCGCGGACGGCCCTGGGAAGAGGTGCTGCGGGCCGAGGTGCTGGAGCCGCTGGGGCTGGAGCGCACGAGCGGACAGCCGCAGGCCCCGCACGCGGGCGGCTGGGCGGTGCATCCCTGGGCGGACGTGATGATGCCCGAACCGCTGGAGGACCTGGGGCTCATGGCCGCGGCCGGCCGGCTGTGGTCCACGACCCGCGACCTGGCGCGGTTCGCCGACTTCCTGCTGCGCGGTGACGAGCGCGTGCTGAGCGCCGAGTCCGTACGGGAGATGCGTACCTCGGCTGCGCCCCCGGAACCCGGTCTCGCCGAACTGGGCTACGGGCTGGGCATGCAGCTGGCGGCCGTCGGCGGGCGCAAGCTCGCGGGGCACAGCGGATCGCTGCCCGGCTTCGTCGCGGGCCTGTGGCTGAGCGAGGCGGACGACGTGGCGGCGGTGGTGCTGGCGAACTGCACCTCGGGACTCCCGGCCTCGACGGTGGCCGCGGACCTCGTGGGGATCGTGGCCGACGCCGAGCCGCGCTTCCCCCGCCCGTGGCGGCCGTTCCTGGAGTCGGACCACGTGCCGCTCGAACTGTGCGGCCCCTGGTACTGGGGGACTTCGGCCCAGGTGGTGCGCCTGACCGCGGACGGGCTGCTGGAACTGGGGCCGGTGGGCGCGAGCGGGCGTACGGCCCGTTTCCGGGCGGAGCCGGACGGCAGTTGGACCGGGCTCTTCGGCTACTACGCCGGTGAGACCCTGCGGGCGGTGCGCCGTGCGGACGGCTCGGTGAGCCATCTCGACCTGGCGTCCTTCGTGTTCACCCGCGAGCCGTACGACGCCGGCGCACCGGTGCCCGGCGGGGTGGACCCACAGGGCTGGCGGGGCATCGGCTGA
- a CDS encoding winged helix DNA-binding domain-containing protein, with translation MSLPLVTTAERRHRIGRRHRLAPSARAATVAETADSVVALHATDAATVFLSARARLTEGGPDAIERALYEDVSLVRLLSMRNTLFAVSAELAPYVDASTARAIAAKERRTLLKHLAEDGQGLDAAWLAGAESDALDALDTHGPSTGSQLSAAVPALRRKITISRGKKYEAEQGVATRVIRLLAADGRIRRDRPRGSWTSSQYRWVHTEPWPAVPAAEARTEIARRWLHAYGPATEADLKWWTGWTLTDVRKALAAVGPDQVRLEDGSTALVSPGDTGPGPAPEPWAALLPGLDPTAMGWADRGFHLDPAHRSTLFDYAGNIGPTVWWNGEIVGGWAQRPDGEIVWRLLGSPGRAAEEAITAEAARLAAWVGEARITPRFRTPLERELVA, from the coding sequence ATGAGCCTCCCTCTCGTCACCACCGCCGAGCGACGCCACCGGATCGGCCGGCGCCACCGCCTGGCTCCGTCGGCCCGCGCCGCGACCGTCGCGGAAACGGCGGACTCGGTCGTCGCCCTGCACGCCACCGACGCCGCGACGGTCTTCCTCTCGGCGCGCGCCCGGCTCACCGAAGGCGGCCCCGACGCGATCGAGCGCGCGCTCTACGAGGACGTGAGCCTCGTGCGCCTGCTCAGCATGCGCAACACGCTCTTCGCCGTCTCCGCCGAACTCGCTCCGTACGTCGACGCCTCCACCGCCCGCGCGATCGCCGCGAAGGAGCGCCGCACCCTCCTCAAGCACCTCGCCGAGGACGGACAGGGACTCGACGCCGCGTGGCTCGCCGGCGCGGAGAGCGACGCCCTCGACGCCCTCGACACCCACGGCCCCTCCACCGGCAGCCAGCTGTCCGCGGCCGTTCCCGCGCTGCGCCGCAAGATCACCATCAGTCGCGGCAAGAAGTACGAGGCCGAGCAGGGGGTCGCCACCCGGGTCATCCGGCTGCTCGCCGCCGACGGCCGGATCCGCCGTGACCGACCGCGCGGCTCGTGGACCTCCAGCCAGTACCGCTGGGTCCATACCGAGCCCTGGCCCGCCGTACCCGCAGCGGAGGCCCGCACCGAGATCGCCCGCAGGTGGCTGCACGCGTACGGTCCGGCCACCGAGGCCGACCTCAAATGGTGGACCGGCTGGACCCTCACGGACGTCCGGAAGGCACTCGCCGCCGTGGGCCCCGACCAGGTCCGCCTCGAAGACGGCAGCACCGCCCTGGTCAGCCCCGGGGACACCGGACCCGGGCCGGCGCCGGAGCCCTGGGCAGCGCTGCTGCCCGGCCTCGACCCGACCGCAATGGGCTGGGCCGACCGCGGGTTCCACCTCGACCCCGCCCACAGGAGCACCCTGTTCGACTACGCGGGCAACATCGGCCCCACCGTGTGGTGGAACGGCGAGATCGTCGGCGGATGGGCGCAGCGCCCCGACGGCGAGATCGTCTGGCGGCTGCTGGGCAGCCCCGGCCGAGCGGCCGAGGAGGCGATCACGGCCGAGGCCGCACGGCTCGCCGCATGGGTGGGAGAGGCCCGGATCACCCCGCGCTTCCGGACTCCGCTGGAGCGTGAGCTCGTCGCCTGA
- a CDS encoding GNAT family N-acetyltransferase yields MTDTPELTIRPATEADLPAIVAMLADDPLGATRESPDDLTPYLAALKRLTGDPNQHLVVAVRAGRVVGSLQLTIVSGLSRKGATRSIIEGVRVHADERGSGLGTRFVEWAVEKSRAENCALVQLTSDVTRTDAHRFYERLGFTASHVGFKLQL; encoded by the coding sequence ATGACCGACACTCCCGAGCTGACGATCCGGCCGGCCACCGAGGCCGATCTGCCCGCCATCGTCGCCATGCTGGCCGACGACCCGCTCGGTGCCACCCGTGAGTCCCCGGATGACCTCACTCCCTACCTCGCGGCCCTGAAGCGCCTCACCGGCGACCCGAACCAGCACCTGGTCGTCGCCGTCCGCGCCGGCCGTGTCGTGGGCTCCCTCCAGCTGACGATCGTCTCCGGACTCTCCCGCAAGGGGGCCACCCGCTCCATCATCGAGGGCGTCCGCGTGCACGCGGACGAACGCGGCAGCGGTTTGGGCACCCGGTTCGTCGAATGGGCCGTGGAGAAGTCCCGTGCCGAGAACTGCGCGCTGGTGCAGCTGACTTCGGACGTGACCCGGACCGATGCCCACCGCTTCTACGAACGGCTCGGATTCACCGCCTCGCACGTCGGATTCAAGCTCCAGCTCTGA
- a CDS encoding GNAT family N-acetyltransferase, with protein MTPPHITDLPIRALTVDDLRRCADLSEDRGWPREDHKWRLLLAAGTGYGVDAPDGRGLAAACVVTEYGTTHAGPELAAIGMVLVAGRFARQGLGRRLMAHICDEVLKGVPLTLHATPYGRPLYEELGFETTGRAEMLAGTFRHEGTPGTYDTSRVRPATAEDLPRILRLDAEVFGTDRTHMITRLPAFADRLVVAEDRSGDGTLTGYAAAWPNMDTQVIGPLIAHDTATAQSLVTALALGTDRTLRTDVDVRHEELVAWLKERGLASVAFNAVMTRDIPGLPGDWTRRWAPLTVAAG; from the coding sequence GTGACACCACCACACATCACCGATCTACCGATCCGGGCGCTGACCGTGGACGATCTCCGCCGCTGCGCCGACCTGTCCGAAGATCGCGGGTGGCCCCGCGAGGACCACAAGTGGCGTCTGCTCCTCGCCGCCGGAACCGGCTACGGCGTCGACGCCCCGGACGGCCGGGGACTCGCCGCCGCCTGCGTCGTCACCGAGTACGGCACCACCCATGCCGGACCGGAGCTCGCCGCCATCGGGATGGTTCTCGTGGCCGGCCGCTTCGCCCGCCAGGGCCTGGGCCGCCGTCTGATGGCCCACATCTGCGACGAGGTGCTGAAGGGCGTCCCGCTCACCCTGCACGCCACTCCCTACGGGCGCCCCCTCTACGAGGAACTGGGCTTCGAGACCACCGGCCGCGCCGAGATGCTGGCGGGAACCTTCCGCCACGAAGGCACCCCCGGCACGTACGACACCTCCCGGGTCCGGCCTGCCACCGCCGAGGACCTTCCCCGCATCCTGCGCCTGGACGCGGAGGTCTTCGGCACCGACCGCACGCACATGATCACCCGGCTGCCCGCCTTCGCCGACCGGCTGGTCGTCGCCGAGGACCGCTCCGGGGACGGCACGCTCACCGGCTACGCCGCGGCCTGGCCCAACATGGACACCCAGGTCATCGGCCCGCTGATCGCGCATGACACCGCGACCGCCCAGTCACTGGTCACCGCGCTCGCGCTCGGCACCGACCGGACGCTGCGCACCGATGTCGACGTTCGGCACGAGGAACTCGTCGCCTGGCTCAAGGAACGGGGCCTGGCCTCCGTGGCCTTCAACGCCGTCATGACCCGGGACATCCCCGGCCTGCCCGGCGACTGGACCCGCCGGTGGGCGCCGCTCACCGTGGCCGCGGGCTGA
- a CDS encoding HAD family hydrolase: MTHLHLFDLDGTLMYGSAAPAEISRQLGLSAEIAELERAFVAQKMRPHQFSVAAHALWADLTPAHVRAAFDGAPWLAGIRDVWQEIRERGDYCAVISLSPSFFVELLLEWGAHAAHGSVFPEVPFTRPVEESGILTPEAKVTVADRLCAEFGVSRADCVAYGDSVTDAMLFEAVPVSVAVNARPFLAERATHVYEGRDLREAYQLVGLTRPGVDAS; encoded by the coding sequence ATGACCCACCTGCACCTCTTCGACCTCGACGGAACGCTGATGTACGGCTCGGCGGCGCCGGCCGAGATCTCCCGCCAACTCGGACTGAGCGCCGAGATCGCCGAGCTGGAACGGGCCTTCGTCGCGCAGAAGATGCGGCCGCACCAGTTCTCGGTGGCAGCCCACGCGCTCTGGGCCGACCTGACGCCCGCACACGTCCGGGCGGCGTTCGACGGGGCTCCCTGGCTCGCCGGGATCCGGGACGTGTGGCAGGAGATCCGGGAACGCGGGGACTACTGCGCGGTGATCTCCCTGTCGCCGTCGTTCTTCGTGGAGCTCCTGCTGGAGTGGGGCGCGCATGCCGCGCACGGCTCGGTCTTCCCGGAGGTGCCGTTTACCCGTCCCGTGGAGGAGTCCGGGATCCTGACGCCCGAAGCCAAGGTCACAGTGGCGGACCGGCTCTGCGCGGAGTTCGGTGTGAGCCGGGCCGACTGCGTGGCCTACGGGGATTCCGTGACCGACGCGATGCTCTTCGAAGCGGTGCCGGTCTCGGTGGCGGTCAACGCGAGGCCCTTTCTCGCCGAGCGCGCGACTCATGTCTACGAGGGCCGGGATCTGCGAGAGGCATACCAGCTCGTAGGGCTGACGCGCCCGGGAGTTGACGCATCTTAG
- a CDS encoding globin domain-containing protein, which translates to MLEARHRMDAPPTRSARREPARISGEGGAIEPSPDAVLIRRTLAEIAPVADKVTSYFYALVFTGHPEMRGMFPAAMDMQRDRLLKALLTAAEHIDNPAVLVPYLRRLGAGHRKYGTMAGHYPAVGEALVGALSRYARDTWGPETQAAWVRAYTAISQIMIDAAAEDEAKSPAWWHAEVVSHELRTPDIAVLTVRPDQPYAFLAGQYTSLETPWWPRVWRHYSFASAPRADGLLSFHVKAVPAGWVSNALVRHARPGDVLRLGPPAGSMVVDHSTDNGMLCLGGGTGIAPIKALIEDVAEHGERRPVEVFFGARSDSDLYDKDTLLGLQRSHPWLSVRPVVGDWLAGQLPHAVGQHGPWSSYDAFISGPPAMIRNGVDELLRIGIPCERIRHDAVEELAGIAG; encoded by the coding sequence ATGCTCGAAGCGAGGCACCGCATGGACGCTCCGCCCACCAGATCGGCCAGACGCGAACCGGCCCGGATATCCGGCGAGGGCGGTGCGATCGAGCCCTCACCGGATGCCGTACTCATCCGCCGGACCCTCGCGGAGATCGCCCCTGTCGCCGACAAGGTGACCTCGTACTTCTACGCTCTGGTGTTCACCGGGCACCCGGAAATGCGCGGCATGTTCCCCGCGGCCATGGACATGCAGCGGGACCGGCTGCTGAAGGCACTGCTCACCGCCGCCGAACACATCGACAACCCCGCCGTTCTCGTGCCCTACCTGCGCCGACTCGGCGCCGGGCACCGCAAGTACGGCACGATGGCCGGTCACTACCCGGCGGTCGGCGAGGCCCTCGTCGGGGCGCTGTCCCGGTACGCGCGGGACACCTGGGGGCCCGAGACCCAGGCCGCCTGGGTGCGGGCGTACACCGCGATCTCCCAGATCATGATCGACGCGGCGGCGGAGGACGAGGCGAAGTCCCCGGCCTGGTGGCACGCCGAGGTGGTCTCCCACGAGCTGCGCACCCCCGACATCGCCGTGCTGACGGTCCGCCCCGACCAGCCCTACGCCTTCCTGGCCGGCCAGTACACGAGCCTGGAGACCCCGTGGTGGCCACGGGTGTGGCGGCACTACTCCTTCGCCTCGGCGCCGCGCGCCGACGGCCTGCTCTCCTTCCACGTCAAGGCTGTCCCCGCGGGCTGGGTCTCCAACGCGCTGGTACGCCACGCCCGCCCGGGAGACGTACTGCGCCTGGGACCGCCGGCCGGCTCGATGGTGGTGGACCACAGCACGGACAACGGCATGCTGTGCCTGGGCGGGGGCACCGGGATCGCACCGATCAAGGCACTGATCGAGGACGTGGCCGAGCACGGCGAGCGGCGGCCGGTCGAGGTGTTCTTCGGGGCCCGCAGCGACAGCGACCTCTACGACAAGGACACGCTGCTGGGGCTCCAGCGCTCGCACCCGTGGCTGTCGGTGCGCCCGGTGGTCGGCGACTGGCTGGCCGGACAACTGCCGCACGCGGTGGGCCAACACGGGCCGTGGAGCTCGTACGACGCGTTCATCTCCGGCCCGCCCGCGATGATCCGCAACGGAGTGGACGAGCTCCTGCGGATCGGCATCCCCTGCGAGCGGATCCGGCACGACGCGGTGGAGGAGCTGGCCGGCATCGCCGGTTGA
- a CDS encoding NUDIX domain-containing protein — MTERPVVKRTARAILLDGGDLILIKRTRPGVDPYWLTPGGGVEPSDPTVVDALHREVHEELGAKITDVVPCFVDTVEHIADRGVTGVKVQHFFVCRLESMDPSLRHGPEVDEPEGEYEIVRVPFSRVGIAAVHLVPLSLRHYLDGNIEGVRAMHAPDLG, encoded by the coding sequence ATGACCGAACGTCCCGTGGTCAAACGCACCGCCCGCGCGATCCTGCTCGACGGTGGCGACCTGATCCTCATCAAACGCACCAGGCCCGGCGTCGACCCGTACTGGCTCACCCCCGGCGGGGGAGTGGAGCCCTCGGACCCCACGGTCGTCGACGCCCTCCACCGGGAGGTCCACGAAGAACTCGGCGCGAAGATCACCGATGTGGTGCCCTGCTTCGTCGACACCGTCGAGCACATCGCCGACAGGGGGGTGACCGGCGTGAAGGTGCAGCACTTCTTCGTCTGCCGCCTCGAATCGATGGACCCGAGCCTCCGGCACGGCCCCGAGGTCGACGAGCCCGAGGGCGAGTACGAGATCGTCCGCGTGCCCTTCAGCCGGGTGGGCATCGCCGCCGTCCATCTCGTCCCGCTGTCCCTGCGGCACTACCTCGACGGCAACATCGAGGGTGTCCGCGCCATGCACGCTCCCGACCTGGGCTGA
- a CDS encoding LysR family transcriptional regulator, which produces MDLTLLRTFVAVHRAGSFTRAAALLGLSQPAVTSQIRALERQLGRPLFHRRARGVTPTAVGDELAHKAAPHLDALLRITEGEREAAGALRTLHVAGPPEFLCLRVLPALSLLVGQGHTLRAAPQTDAEATLDGLAAGHHDLVVTTAHPRGGLFTATPLCDEEHVLVAAPYWAALVDMGRLREEGSAALDGIPLVEVHESLPLVARYWSAVFDPLPDAGPLAATVVVPDLRAVLECVRAGAGLAVLPRYLCQDALDSGRIVALTEPAVPPLRTWFLVVRTGSLALAHLARAHDRLLDAAAHW; this is translated from the coding sequence ATGGACCTGACCCTGCTGCGCACCTTCGTCGCCGTCCACCGGGCCGGCTCGTTCACGCGTGCGGCCGCCCTGCTCGGACTCTCCCAGCCCGCCGTGACCTCGCAGATCCGCGCCCTGGAGCGGCAGTTGGGGCGCCCGCTCTTTCACCGCCGGGCCCGTGGGGTCACCCCCACCGCCGTCGGCGACGAGCTGGCGCACAAAGCGGCCCCGCACCTCGACGCCCTGCTGCGGATCACCGAGGGCGAGCGGGAGGCCGCCGGCGCGTTACGGACCCTCCACGTCGCCGGGCCGCCCGAGTTCCTGTGCCTGCGCGTGCTCCCCGCCCTCTCGCTCCTGGTCGGCCAGGGCCACACCCTGCGCGCCGCTCCGCAGACCGATGCCGAGGCGACCCTCGACGGGCTCGCCGCCGGCCACCACGACCTCGTCGTCACCACCGCCCACCCCCGGGGCGGGCTCTTCACCGCCACCCCGCTGTGCGACGAGGAGCACGTCCTGGTCGCCGCGCCCTACTGGGCCGCCCTCGTCGACATGGGCCGGCTGCGCGAGGAGGGTTCCGCCGCGCTGGACGGCATTCCGCTCGTCGAGGTCCACGAGAGCCTGCCGCTCGTCGCCCGCTACTGGTCCGCCGTCTTCGACCCCCTGCCCGATGCCGGGCCGCTGGCCGCCACCGTGGTCGTGCCCGACCTGCGGGCCGTACTGGAATGCGTCCGGGCCGGTGCCGGGCTCGCCGTCCTGCCCCGCTACCTGTGCCAGGACGCCCTCGACAGCGGTCGGATCGTGGCGCTGACGGAGCCCGCGGTACCGCCGCTGCGCACCTGGTTCCTGGTCGTACGGACCGGGAGCCTGGCCCTCGCCCACCTCGCCAGGGCGCACGACCGGCTGCTGGATGCCGCAGCACACTGGTGA